In Erythrobacter litoralis HTCC2594, a single genomic region encodes these proteins:
- the rpoH gene encoding RNA polymerase sigma factor RpoH, whose translation MPSRGPASEVDARKVREDVSKSKAVAIPALGGEQSLNRYLSEIKKYPVLTAEQEYMLAKRYQEHEDPEAAAQLVSSHLRLVAKIAMGYRGYGLPVSDLISEGNVGLMQGVKKFEPDRGFRLATYAMWWIKASMQEFILRSWSLVKMGTTAAQKKLFFNLRRMKKQLEAYEDTDLSPEDVTKIATDLGVPEQEVINMNRRMMMGGDGSLNTPMRNGEDGSGEWQDWLTDDRPLQDETVANAEEAQVRHEMLVEAMDALNEREQHILTERRLTENPQTLEELSQVYDVSRERIRQIEVRAFEKLQKAMQRIAGERLLPGAA comes from the coding sequence ATGCCCAGCAGGGGTCCGGCATCTGAGGTCGACGCTAGAAAGGTTAGGGAAGACGTGAGCAAATCAAAAGCAGTCGCCATTCCGGCGCTGGGCGGTGAGCAGAGCCTCAACCGCTATCTCTCCGAAATCAAGAAATACCCCGTGCTGACCGCCGAGCAGGAATATATGCTCGCCAAGCGGTATCAGGAGCATGAGGATCCGGAAGCCGCCGCACAGCTGGTCTCCAGCCATCTGCGGCTCGTGGCCAAGATCGCGATGGGATATCGCGGCTACGGCCTGCCGGTCAGCGACCTCATTTCCGAAGGCAATGTCGGGCTGATGCAGGGCGTGAAAAAGTTCGAGCCCGATCGTGGCTTCCGCCTCGCGACCTATGCGATGTGGTGGATCAAGGCGAGCATGCAGGAGTTCATCTTGCGCAGCTGGTCGCTCGTAAAAATGGGCACCACCGCCGCGCAGAAGAAGCTGTTCTTCAACCTGCGCCGGATGAAGAAGCAGCTCGAGGCCTATGAAGACACCGACCTGAGCCCCGAAGACGTAACCAAGATCGCAACCGACCTCGGCGTGCCCGAGCAGGAAGTGATCAACATGAACCGCCGGATGATGATGGGCGGCGATGGCTCGCTCAACACACCGATGCGCAATGGCGAGGACGGCTCGGGCGAGTGGCAGGACTGGTTGACCGACGATCGCCCGCTGCAGGACGAGACCGTGGCCAACGCCGAAGAGGCGCAGGTCCGGCACGAAATGCTGGTCGAGGCGATGGACGCGCTCAACGAGCGTGAGCAGCACATCCTGACCGAACGCCGACTGACGGAAAACCCGCAGACGCTGGAAGAGCTCTCGCAGGTCTACGATGTCAGCCGCGAACGCATCCGCCAGATCGAGGTGCGCGCTTTCGAGAAGCTGCAGAAGGCGATGCAGCGGATCGCTGGCGAGAGGCTGCTGCCCGGCGCGGCGTAA
- a CDS encoding RluA family pseudouridine synthase: protein MTAEWIEHLAGREVITGILTGVGRLDKALAEASGLSRERVKALMQGGAVLVDGDPATNPSAKGSEGTPYTITLPPTVDPEAQPQDIKLDVVFEDEHLLVVNKPAGMVVHPAAGNPDGTLVNALLHHCRGQLSGINGVARPGIVHRIDKDTSGLLVVAKTDNAHEGLAAQFAEHTINRRYLALCAGHPNPAEGTIEGRIGRSERDRKKMAPLPEDSSRGKHAVTHYKTLRRLRDCALIECRLETGRTHQVRVHCQSIGHPLLGDPTYGRDPKGLRPILKELGFARQALHAAMLGFEHPVTGQWVEFTADLPADMQELIDETAR from the coding sequence ATGACGGCGGAATGGATCGAACACTTGGCAGGACGCGAAGTCATAACTGGCATACTCACAGGCGTCGGCCGCCTGGACAAGGCACTGGCCGAAGCATCCGGGCTTTCGCGCGAGCGGGTGAAGGCATTGATGCAGGGGGGTGCAGTGCTGGTGGATGGCGATCCCGCCACCAATCCCTCCGCGAAGGGCAGCGAAGGCACGCCCTATACCATTACCCTACCACCCACGGTCGATCCCGAGGCGCAGCCACAGGACATCAAACTCGATGTCGTGTTCGAAGACGAACACCTGCTCGTCGTCAACAAGCCGGCCGGGATGGTCGTGCATCCGGCGGCAGGCAATCCGGATGGCACGCTGGTCAATGCGCTGCTCCATCATTGCCGTGGCCAGCTGTCCGGCATCAACGGCGTCGCCCGGCCCGGGATCGTCCATCGGATCGACAAGGATACCTCGGGGCTACTGGTGGTAGCCAAAACGGATAACGCGCATGAGGGACTGGCCGCGCAATTCGCCGAGCATACGATCAATCGCCGATACTTGGCGCTCTGCGCAGGCCATCCCAACCCGGCTGAAGGCACGATCGAGGGGCGAATTGGGCGCAGCGAGCGGGATCGCAAGAAAATGGCGCCGCTTCCCGAGGATTCTTCGCGTGGCAAACACGCCGTCACCCACTACAAGACCCTGCGACGATTGAGGGATTGCGCCCTGATCGAGTGCCGGCTGGAAACCGGGCGCACCCACCAGGTACGCGTTCACTGCCAGTCAATCGGCCATCCGCTATTGGGAGATCCAACATATGGCCGGGATCCCAAGGGGTTACGGCCGATTCTCAAGGAACTGGGCTTCGCGCGACAGGCTTTGCATGCGGCAATGCTGGGGTTCGAGCATCCGGTAACCGGCCAATGGGTCGAATTTACCGCCGATTTACCCGCAGACATGCAGGAACTGATCGACGAAACCGCTCGTTGA
- a CDS encoding Mov34/MPN/PAD-1 family protein, with amino-acid sequence MTSRPAKCSIHSAVIPAKAGIQLYFEDPQGEKLDSRLRGNDGVLQGVAVLTIEASVMDALLAETSLAHPLECCGILLGEHNHITAIQPAANVHPQPQTHFEIDPQTLVDAHRAGRNGGPQVLGYYHSHPTTVPEPSATDAAMAAQDGSIWAIIGQGEIIFWRDRNDGFAQLSYSILDG; translated from the coding sequence ATGACTTCGCGTCCTGCCAAGTGTTCGATCCATTCCGCCGTCATTCCCGCGAAGGCGGGGATCCAGCTTTACTTCGAAGACCCACAGGGTGAGAAGCTGGATTCCCGCCTTCGCGGGAATGACGGGGTGTTGCAAGGGGTAGCGGTGCTGACGATTGAAGCCTCGGTGATGGATGCGTTGCTCGCAGAAACTTCTCTTGCGCATCCCCTTGAATGCTGCGGTATTCTCTTGGGCGAGCATAATCACATCACCGCAATCCAGCCTGCCGCGAATGTCCATCCCCAGCCGCAAACCCATTTCGAGATCGATCCGCAGACCCTGGTCGATGCGCACCGCGCTGGCCGCAACGGTGGACCGCAGGTGCTTGGCTATTACCACTCGCATCCGACCACTGTGCCCGAACCCTCGGCTACCGACGCGGCCATGGCTGCGCAGGATGGCAGCATTTGGGCGATCATAGGACAGGGCGAGATCATTTTCTGGCGCGACAGGAACGATGGATTTGCGCAACTTTCCTACTCCATTCTCGACGGCTAG
- a CDS encoding histidine phosphotransferase family protein, translated as MNDNDAVTLASQLCSRLCHDLLSPVGALSNGLELLAEEEDPEMRQRCLELLEASARTSANKLKFFRLAFGAAGGFGDRVGVDEPKAVIDALAQDAKRVEVNWALAVDALPKPAVKVMLNFAQMGLDALVRGGTLDIGAERRDGASEIVVRATGAKVAFDDSIGRALEGSLPEDGLSGRTAAAHMLALIAEQSGGNLQYQKSEDALVLGAMLPEG; from the coding sequence ATGAACGATAACGACGCCGTCACGCTCGCCAGCCAATTGTGCTCGCGGCTTTGCCATGACCTGCTTTCGCCGGTCGGCGCCCTGTCGAATGGTCTGGAGTTGCTCGCCGAGGAGGAGGATCCCGAGATGCGCCAGCGGTGCCTCGAACTGCTCGAGGCGAGTGCGCGGACGAGCGCCAACAAGCTGAAATTCTTCCGTCTCGCATTCGGTGCCGCGGGTGGTTTCGGCGACCGTGTCGGGGTGGATGAACCCAAGGCGGTTATCGATGCGCTGGCACAGGATGCAAAGCGGGTCGAGGTCAACTGGGCGCTGGCGGTCGATGCACTGCCCAAGCCGGCGGTGAAGGTAATGCTCAATTTCGCCCAGATGGGGCTGGACGCGCTGGTGCGCGGCGGCACGCTCGATATCGGGGCGGAGCGCCGTGACGGGGCGAGCGAGATCGTCGTTCGCGCAACCGGCGCGAAAGTCGCTTTCGACGACAGCATCGGTCGCGCGCTCGAAGGCAGCTTGCCGGAAGACGGGCTGAGCGGCCGCACCGCCGCCGCGCACATGCTGGCGCTAATCGCCGAGCAATCGGGCGGTAATCTGCAATACCAGAAATCGGAGGACGCTCTGGTCCTCGGAGCGATGTTGCCCGAAGGATGA
- a CDS encoding N-acetylmuramoyl-L-alanine amidase, translating into MSELVHHERPSPNFNDRKLPISMVVLHYTEMKPVETALDRLCDPEGGVSAHYLISEEGEVTRLVPEDKRAWHAGVSYWRGHKDVNSASIGIELDHPGHVLGYREFSDAQIDALIPLLHRIVQNHDIPRANVVGHSDVAPARKVDPGELFPWDRLAEYNLCLPKPEKLDLGNPFDNAGAFYLALERFGYDVTDGLKAVEAFQRRWRPEKIDGEIDGQICAILFQLLLDRDRGVSR; encoded by the coding sequence ATGAGCGAACTGGTCCATCACGAGAGGCCCTCGCCCAATTTCAACGATCGCAAGCTGCCGATCAGCATGGTCGTCCTGCACTATACCGAGATGAAGCCGGTCGAGACCGCGCTCGACCGGCTATGCGATCCCGAGGGCGGGGTCAGTGCGCATTATCTCATCAGCGAGGAAGGCGAAGTCACCCGGCTGGTGCCGGAAGACAAGCGCGCCTGGCATGCGGGCGTCTCTTACTGGCGCGGGCACAAGGATGTGAATTCGGCCAGCATCGGGATCGAGCTCGATCATCCCGGCCATGTGCTCGGTTATCGCGAATTCTCCGACGCGCAGATCGATGCGCTGATCCCGCTGCTCCACCGTATCGTGCAGAACCATGACATTCCGCGCGCCAATGTGGTCGGGCATTCGGACGTCGCGCCGGCGCGCAAGGTCGATCCGGGCGAGCTGTTTCCGTGGGACCGGCTGGCGGAGTACAATCTCTGCCTGCCCAAGCCGGAGAAGCTGGACCTGGGCAATCCGTTCGACAATGCCGGTGCCTTCTACCTCGCGCTCGAACGGTTCGGATACGACGTTACCGACGGACTCAAGGCGGTCGAAGCCTTTCAGCGCCGCTGGCGCCCGGAGAAGATCGATGGCGAAATCGACGGCCAGATCTGCGCGATCCTGTTCCAGCTGTTGCTCGACCGCGACCGGGGCGTGTCCCGCTAA
- a CDS encoding pentapeptide repeat-containing protein, whose product MFETLLAVVASATSVQTDDDLAARAISACGFAEFDVTPIDAGSASDFEDFATQVEAALGEKIMIVGGDLSGADMRRLSGSLPGSCFYQTKLSGTDWSGTDLIGTKFVGTDLSGARFEGTNLTDARLVGVDAGGANFADAKLGNARWVGQNFGSKLAGASFVGAYLNYFTFDCGITMDMQCGGSSGVDFSGANLSNADLASYPIWGLDTFTGADFNRAFISPRAVKYLDDVEVRRSITLGHRSDEAGDRRAQVRLTTAEFTELKASIETQTDEPSFDCAKASIKAEVLICAEYQSGLRHMDRDLSSLYRHAVKRGATSQREQRAWLRQRNRCDSAECVAQAYQARMDALFGAVGVELVLTPNAALEFEEDLLPVADTMRSSALYQKMVPVIRSFSMQSVTLTAMEDGRILARGEAVGGNAHTCSLHGDALVYDPDTGWYAGELDDGALVPILRVWDNRLFFRYSGNMGDTPDEAADFITCGARAGFGEMRAVGK is encoded by the coding sequence ATGTTCGAGACACTACTGGCGGTGGTAGCTTCAGCGACGTCGGTACAAACTGATGACGATTTGGCCGCCCGGGCGATCTCCGCGTGCGGTTTTGCCGAATTCGATGTCACGCCAATCGATGCGGGCAGCGCATCCGATTTCGAGGATTTTGCGACGCAGGTGGAAGCGGCGCTCGGCGAAAAGATCATGATCGTCGGCGGAGACCTGAGCGGGGCCGACATGCGCCGCCTCTCGGGGAGCCTGCCCGGATCCTGCTTCTACCAGACCAAGCTTTCGGGCACCGACTGGAGCGGGACCGACCTGATCGGCACCAAGTTCGTCGGCACGGACCTTTCGGGGGCCAGGTTCGAAGGAACCAATCTGACCGACGCACGCCTGGTGGGTGTAGATGCCGGCGGCGCAAATTTCGCCGACGCGAAACTCGGTAACGCCAGATGGGTGGGCCAGAACTTCGGCAGCAAGCTAGCGGGGGCAAGCTTCGTAGGGGCATACCTCAATTATTTCACATTCGATTGCGGCATCACCATGGACATGCAGTGCGGTGGCAGCAGCGGAGTCGATTTCAGCGGGGCCAATCTCAGCAACGCAGATCTGGCCAGTTACCCGATCTGGGGCTTGGACACATTCACCGGTGCCGATTTCAACCGTGCCTTCATTTCGCCGCGTGCTGTGAAATACTTGGACGATGTCGAAGTGCGGCGCTCGATCACGCTCGGCCATCGCAGCGATGAAGCTGGTGACCGGCGTGCGCAGGTCCGATTGACCACAGCCGAATTTACGGAGCTGAAAGCGAGTATCGAGACGCAGACGGATGAGCCATCCTTCGATTGCGCAAAGGCCAGCATTAAGGCGGAAGTGCTGATTTGCGCTGAATATCAAAGCGGACTGCGCCACATGGATCGCGATCTCTCTTCGCTTTACCGGCATGCTGTGAAGCGAGGCGCAACGTCGCAACGCGAGCAACGCGCATGGCTGCGCCAGCGCAATCGCTGCGACAGCGCCGAATGTGTCGCACAGGCCTATCAGGCCCGCATGGATGCGCTCTTTGGCGCGGTGGGGGTAGAGCTTGTGCTGACCCCCAATGCCGCACTGGAATTCGAAGAGGACCTGCTGCCGGTCGCCGACACCATGCGAAGCAGCGCTCTCTACCAGAAGATGGTGCCGGTCATCCGTAGCTTCTCGATGCAAAGCGTCACGCTGACCGCCATGGAGGATGGTCGCATCCTCGCGCGCGGCGAAGCGGTTGGCGGCAATGCGCATACCTGCTCGCTCCACGGCGATGCGCTGGTCTACGATCCCGACACGGGCTGGTACGCAGGGGAGCTCGACGATGGCGCGCTCGTGCCAATCCTGCGCGTGTGGGATAACCGCCTGTTCTTCCGCTATTCCGGCAATATGGGCGATACACCTGACGAGGCCGCCGACTTCATCACCTGCGGCGCACGGGCCGGCTTTGGCGAAATGCGGGCCGTCGGCAAGTGA
- a CDS encoding autotransporter domain-containing protein — MKTRKYLVGVATIGLATALASSPALANDDNDASDEVSLEAQGNFAGFRTMQSADIIVSTEIAIGTPGPAIERQVNGALVPAYPELIVRDDIGTAGAVDTANTLPSVVQIFRQSNISGGVFFNCTGTMINPRTVLTAAHCLNARGSEDYGLPSTGADSTMLVATGVDTSSRLFNYLDFGSGYNEGGVAQSTDVIIHPSANLENGALPFPWADVAFIALDTPITDVPAMPLLLTPLDELTHMIVTGYGTTGTGETGAQGIGFLRRVGENMLGAVATSADLIDTIFPGFAPSESSLGFETQALYWIDFDDPRRTSPGEDSCTFDGFGINCPNIDTVLAIDWFDGDALPQEAGTAPGDSGSPLIADQIAPFPLITGVLSGGFDFFGTGNRYGDISFYNPLYPFFEFITENTPYKYVSAKSGNGVWSDPARWTQDLDPGFFIEDSDGNIVNGVPGGDEPGVYEQGPRLGLILGEDISGNSNDATAVLPPEGTPNFGANIPESSVLLGPGSTGFVPNNTDGTPGTAFENPALYFDVLLVNPGTTTVDMDVEIDRLTIDGKNTGFALPEAYEFTSIIGVEQYRGNAEIDGQLNAGNVLLFGGTMGGDGTVATNAFFNVSGVVSPGGDNAIGTFTIDGDYVQTSQGTLLVDVKRRGKKPLEFDQLVVTGDASLAGDLFVKPTGKITAKFGAEWTVLTANSVLGNFDEVTLLTRSPVLFAGTRVDGGDVIVAIGANPIAQIVGAQSDLSSLASVLDTLRFGGRYADFESVFSVVDMAGFDIFGQTLAGLTPTSGFQQTFSATNFAQRFTGQVAQRTLRLRGADSGAAGFSAAGSASFAQAGTAPGTKGKLGFFASVSGSYLTMAQGDRNTGTNAVREAAFTEAGELTLGADYKVADGLVIGVAMSSVRDSANAFGALSPMDNESTSGAIYAAKTFGRGFADAYFGFSDQRYGTARGSVGNATGSFNSAIGNAEGSQNFAGIRMGYAMEPMENVRLGPVASVDYVRSNLGGYREYGAGQFGLNVDDRSFTSIGAKIGAMASLGMKVGQTGVIKAFGSVAYARELGDSQDVVTASFVGAADLPFSIARQLDTQWVAVNAGAEMALTNRLSTQLSVTSDIGRGELTNNQANMTLNWRF; from the coding sequence ATGAAGACTCGGAAATATCTCGTAGGCGTCGCCACGATCGGCCTCGCCACAGCGCTCGCGTCCAGCCCAGCGCTGGCAAATGACGATAACGACGCCAGCGACGAAGTCTCACTGGAAGCGCAAGGCAACTTTGCCGGTTTTCGCACTATGCAATCGGCGGACATTATTGTCTCGACCGAGATTGCGATCGGCACCCCTGGTCCGGCGATCGAACGACAGGTCAATGGCGCACTGGTTCCAGCCTATCCCGAGCTAATCGTGCGTGACGATATCGGCACCGCTGGTGCAGTAGATACTGCCAATACACTCCCGTCGGTCGTCCAGATCTTCCGCCAGAGCAATATCTCCGGCGGCGTGTTCTTCAATTGCACCGGCACGATGATCAATCCGCGTACCGTGTTGACAGCAGCGCACTGCCTCAACGCGCGCGGATCGGAGGACTACGGCCTGCCGAGCACCGGCGCCGACAGCACCATGCTGGTGGCTACGGGCGTCGATACGTCGAGCCGCCTTTTCAATTATCTCGATTTCGGCAGCGGCTACAACGAAGGCGGCGTGGCTCAGAGCACCGACGTCATTATTCACCCATCCGCCAACCTCGAGAATGGCGCCCTGCCCTTCCCCTGGGCCGATGTCGCGTTCATCGCGCTCGACACGCCCATCACCGACGTTCCGGCGATGCCGCTGTTGCTGACGCCGCTCGACGAGCTGACGCACATGATCGTGACCGGCTACGGCACCACCGGCACCGGCGAAACCGGTGCGCAAGGGATCGGATTCCTGCGCCGCGTGGGCGAAAACATGCTCGGCGCGGTCGCTACCTCGGCCGATCTGATCGACACGATCTTCCCGGGCTTTGCTCCCAGCGAGTCGTCTCTCGGCTTCGAGACGCAGGCGCTGTACTGGATCGATTTTGACGATCCCCGCCGCACCTCGCCGGGGGAAGATAGTTGTACCTTCGATGGGTTCGGAATAAATTGCCCGAACATAGACACCGTGCTGGCGATCGACTGGTTCGATGGCGATGCCTTGCCCCAGGAAGCCGGCACCGCGCCGGGGGACAGCGGCTCCCCGCTGATCGCAGACCAGATCGCGCCCTTCCCGCTCATCACAGGCGTGCTGAGCGGCGGGTTCGACTTCTTCGGCACCGGCAACCGCTATGGCGATATCAGCTTCTACAATCCGCTCTACCCGTTCTTCGAGTTCATCACCGAGAACACGCCGTACAAATACGTTTCGGCCAAATCGGGCAATGGCGTGTGGTCCGATCCAGCACGCTGGACGCAGGATCTCGATCCGGGGTTCTTCATCGAAGATTCGGACGGCAATATCGTCAATGGTGTTCCGGGCGGCGATGAGCCCGGTGTTTACGAGCAAGGTCCGCGCCTCGGCCTGATCCTCGGCGAAGACATTTCCGGCAACAGCAACGATGCTACCGCCGTCCTGCCGCCGGAAGGCACACCGAACTTCGGGGCCAACATCCCTGAGTCCTCGGTGCTGCTTGGCCCGGGCTCAACCGGTTTCGTGCCCAACAACACCGACGGCACGCCGGGCACCGCCTTCGAAAACCCTGCCCTCTATTTCGATGTCCTGCTGGTCAATCCCGGCACCACCACGGTGGATATGGATGTCGAGATCGACCGCCTGACCATCGATGGCAAGAACACCGGCTTTGCCCTGCCAGAGGCATATGAGTTCACCAGCATCATCGGGGTCGAGCAATATCGCGGCAACGCCGAAATCGATGGCCAGCTCAATGCCGGCAACGTGCTGCTGTTCGGTGGCACGATGGGCGGCGATGGCACAGTCGCGACCAATGCCTTCTTCAATGTCTCGGGCGTCGTCTCGCCGGGCGGTGACAATGCCATCGGCACTTTCACTATCGATGGCGACTACGTGCAGACATCGCAAGGCACGCTGCTGGTCGACGTGAAGCGTCGCGGCAAGAAGCCGCTCGAATTCGACCAGCTCGTGGTGACCGGCGATGCCAGCCTGGCGGGCGATCTCTTCGTCAAGCCGACCGGCAAGATCACCGCCAAGTTCGGTGCCGAATGGACTGTGCTGACGGCCAACAGTGTGCTCGGCAATTTCGACGAGGTCACGCTGCTGACGCGTTCGCCGGTGCTGTTTGCCGGTACGCGGGTCGATGGCGGTGACGTGATCGTCGCGATCGGAGCCAATCCGATCGCGCAGATCGTCGGTGCGCAGAGCGACCTCAGCTCGCTTGCCTCCGTGCTCGACACCTTGCGCTTCGGCGGTCGCTATGCCGACTTCGAAAGCGTCTTCAGCGTCGTTGACATGGCCGGGTTCGATATCTTCGGGCAGACCCTTGCCGGCCTGACCCCGACGAGCGGGTTCCAGCAGACCTTCTCGGCCACCAACTTCGCTCAGCGCTTCACGGGCCAGGTCGCACAGCGGACGCTCCGCCTGCGCGGCGCGGATAGCGGCGCGGCAGGCTTTTCGGCAGCGGGCAGCGCAAGCTTCGCGCAAGCCGGGACGGCCCCGGGTACGAAAGGCAAGCTCGGCTTCTTCGCGTCGGTCAGCGGTTCCTACCTGACCATGGCGCAGGGCGATCGCAACACCGGCACCAACGCCGTTCGCGAAGCAGCCTTCACCGAGGCCGGAGAGCTGACGCTGGGTGCCGACTACAAGGTCGCCGACGGCCTCGTGATCGGTGTCGCCATGTCGAGCGTGCGCGACAGCGCCAATGCCTTCGGCGCGTTGAGCCCGATGGACAATGAGAGCACCTCGGGGGCGATCTATGCCGCGAAGACCTTCGGCAGGGGCTTTGCCGATGCCTACTTCGGCTTCTCAGACCAGCGCTACGGCACCGCTCGCGGCTCCGTCGGCAACGCCACAGGCAGCTTCAACAGCGCCATCGGCAATGCCGAAGGCAGCCAGAACTTCGCCGGTATCCGCATGGGCTATGCGATGGAGCCGATGGAGAACGTGCGACTGGGTCCGGTCGCCAGCGTGGATTACGTCCGTTCCAACCTCGGCGGCTACCGCGAATATGGCGCCGGGCAGTTCGGACTCAATGTCGACGACCGCAGCTTCACTTCGATCGGGGCGAAGATCGGCGCGATGGCCTCGCTCGGCATGAAGGTCGGACAGACCGGTGTCATCAAGGCGTTCGGTTCGGTAGCCTATGCCCGCGAGCTGGGGGACAGCCAGGATGTGGTGACGGCAAGTTTCGTCGGCGCAGCGGACCTGCCTTTCTCCATCGCGCGTCAGCTCGACACGCAGTGGGTGGCGGTCAATGCCGGGGCGGAGATGGCGCTGACCAATCGCCTTAGCACCCAGCTCAGCGTGACCTCGGACATCGGCCGCGGCGAGCTGACCAACAACCAGGCCAACATGACGCTCAACTGGCGTTTCTGA
- a CDS encoding UDP-glucose dehydrogenase family protein, which translates to MKIAMVGSGYVGLVSGACFADFGHDVVCIDKDQSKIDRLHDGIMPIYEPGLDALVDANVKAGRLSFTTDLGEGIEGAKAIFIAVGTPSRRGDGHADLTFVHEVAREVGKNLANDAVIVTKSTVPVGTGDEVERIIADAGTKHRFAVVSNPEFLREGAAIGDFKRPDRIVIGTEDDFGREIMTEVYRPLYLNESPILFTSRRSSELIKYAANAFLATKITFINEMADLCEKVGGNVQDVARGIGMDGRIGPKFLNAGPGYGGSCFPKDTLALLKTAEDYDSPVRIIEAVVKTNESRKRAMGRKVIDALGGMDAARGKKVALLGLTFKPNTDDMRDSPAIAIAQTLTDAGVNVVAYDPEGMEIAKPLMPEVAMAENSYEAIEGADAVVIVTEWDAFRALDLDRVKELAAAPVLVDLRNIYAPSDVRAKGFDYVSIGRV; encoded by the coding sequence ATGAAAATCGCAATGGTGGGATCCGGCTACGTCGGCCTGGTTTCCGGTGCATGCTTTGCCGATTTCGGCCACGACGTTGTCTGCATCGACAAGGACCAGTCCAAGATCGACCGCCTGCATGATGGCATCATGCCGATCTACGAGCCGGGGCTCGATGCGCTGGTCGATGCGAATGTCAAAGCCGGTCGGCTCAGCTTCACTACAGACCTCGGCGAAGGGATCGAGGGCGCAAAGGCGATCTTCATTGCCGTCGGCACGCCAAGCCGCCGCGGCGACGGGCACGCCGATCTCACCTTCGTTCACGAAGTCGCGCGCGAAGTGGGCAAGAACCTCGCCAACGATGCGGTCATCGTGACAAAGTCCACCGTCCCGGTCGGCACCGGAGACGAAGTCGAACGCATTATCGCCGACGCCGGGACAAAGCATCGCTTCGCCGTTGTTTCCAACCCCGAGTTCCTGCGCGAAGGTGCCGCAATCGGCGACTTCAAGCGCCCCGACCGTATCGTGATCGGTACCGAAGACGATTTCGGCCGCGAGATCATGACGGAGGTCTATCGCCCGCTCTATCTGAACGAATCTCCGATCCTTTTCACCAGCCGCCGATCGAGCGAGCTGATCAAGTATGCCGCCAATGCGTTTCTCGCGACCAAGATCACCTTCATCAACGAAATGGCGGATCTGTGCGAAAAGGTCGGCGGCAATGTCCAGGACGTGGCGCGCGGGATCGGGATGGACGGCCGCATCGGCCCCAAGTTCCTCAATGCCGGCCCAGGGTATGGCGGCTCCTGCTTCCCCAAGGACACGCTGGCCTTGCTGAAGACGGCCGAAGATTATGACAGTCCGGTGCGGATCATCGAGGCGGTGGTCAAGACCAACGAAAGTCGCAAGCGCGCGATGGGCCGCAAGGTTATCGATGCGCTCGGTGGAATGGATGCAGCCCGCGGCAAAAAGGTCGCGCTGCTGGGCCTGACGTTCAAGCCCAACACCGATGACATGCGCGACAGCCCGGCTATCGCAATCGCCCAGACGCTGACCGATGCCGGCGTCAACGTCGTCGCATACGATCCGGAAGGCATGGAGATCGCCAAGCCGCTGATGCCCGAGGTTGCTATGGCAGAGAACTCTTATGAGGCAATCGAAGGCGCCGATGCGGTGGTCATCGTGACCGAATGGGACGCCTTCCGCGCGCTCGACCTCGATCGGGTCAAGGAGCTGGCGGCAGCACCGGTGCTCGTCGACTTGCGCAACATCTACGCACCGTCCGATGTTCGCGCGAAGGGCTTCGACTACGTCAGCATCGGACGGGTCTGA
- a CDS encoding metallophosphoesterase family protein: MLKSIKKLIRSKSDAPSAFVPEGTRYYAIGDIHGRNDLFEALIKAIDKECDKVPELDTQVVLLGDLVDRGPESAKVIENARAWKKRRPVRILAGNHEEMFLQSFENTKVLRHFLRHGGRDTILSYGISPKKYNAATLDELQELLHDLVPKSHRKFIKNFEEMVIAGDYVFVHAGIKPKVALEEQARDDLLWIRDRFLAYDQPHPRVVVHGHTIFEDVDEKSNRIGIDTGAFRFGRLTALVLEENRRRMIQAVDDNGTIRIEKRDSLV; the protein is encoded by the coding sequence ATGCTTAAGTCGATCAAGAAACTCATCCGATCCAAATCGGACGCGCCTTCCGCATTCGTGCCGGAAGGGACGCGCTATTACGCGATCGGCGATATTCACGGTCGCAACGACCTGTTCGAAGCGCTGATCAAGGCGATCGACAAGGAATGCGACAAGGTGCCCGAACTCGACACGCAGGTCGTGCTGCTCGGCGACCTGGTCGACCGCGGTCCCGAAAGCGCAAAGGTGATCGAGAACGCGCGCGCGTGGAAGAAACGCCGTCCGGTACGGATTCTCGCCGGCAATCATGAAGAGATGTTCCTGCAGTCCTTCGAAAATACCAAGGTCCTGCGCCATTTCCTCCGCCATGGCGGCCGCGACACAATCCTCAGCTACGGCATCTCGCCCAAGAAATACAACGCCGCGACACTCGACGAACTGCAGGAGTTGCTGCACGACCTCGTGCCCAAGTCGCACCGTAAGTTCATCAAAAACTTCGAAGAGATGGTCATCGCTGGCGATTACGTCTTTGTCCACGCCGGCATCAAGCCAAAGGTGGCGCTGGAAGAGCAGGCGCGCGACGACTTGCTGTGGATCCGGGACCGTTTTCTGGCCTACGACCAGCCGCATCCGCGCGTGGTCGTACATGGTCACACGATCTTCGAAGACGTCGATGAGAAAAGCAACCGTATAGGCATCGATACGGGAGCCTTCCGCTTCGGGCGACTAACCGCGCTGGTGCTGGAAGAAAACCGGCGGCGCATGATTCAGGCCGTGGACGACAACGGCACAATCAGGATCGAAAAAAGGGACAGCTTGGTATGA